GGGATAAGTGATTCATACTGATCTCTACACCTTAACAGTCGATGCTCTTGCTGAGCTTTTTTTAGCACCTCTGGTGACGTAAGCAAAGCTAAACCTGTTCTTGCCATAACTTCAGCAGCATACATCATTGCTTTATGGGCAATTGTCGTCTTACCATGCGATACTATTTGCCATGAGTGCAATGTGGCCCCAAATGCATAGCAATTACTAAAACATTGTACAGTGGGGGCTATATGGCTCACATCACCTACATCGCTTGATCCATGGAGAAGCTGCGACTTTTCACTATAAGGAAGTATCTTATTCAGTAATGGCGGCGACTCAGATAGTAGGGTGTTCCACGTTTCATGCTCCCGTTCATCGATCATTTGAAAAATTTGCTTCTTATTTGATTCAATTTCTTCAGGCCGATAAGTGCTCACGTATTCTTCAGCAAGTCGCTTTTCAGCATCTGTATAATGAGGTAACGTCACCTGCTTCATCTGTTCATACATCAGTTTTTCAAGTGTTTTGTTCCGTACAACCCCAGAGCAGCCCTTATCAAATCGCGTCTTAACTGTTGTGTCGGTCATCATGGCCGCACCTTTTGCGATATTGACAACCCGTCTATAAATATCCTTTAACTGGTCATTCTGAGGCGCCCTCATTAAATAAAGCACTTCTGCTTTTTCCTGAACGACGTTAGGTGAAAGCCCCCCAGTATCTGTGACCGCATAATGAAGTCGTGCGTCTTGAACAAGATGCTCACGTAAGTAATTTACCCCTACATTCATCAGCTCTACAGCATCTAAAGCACTCCTTCCCAAATGAGGAGCGGCAGCAGCATGGGCAGCCCGTCCTTTAAATTCAAAAGCAATTTGATAATTGGCTAGCGTGTTCATTGAAAAAATCCCGTTAAACGTGTATGGATGCCAGCTGATTGCTACATCGATATCATCGAAAAGCCCTTCTTTCACCATAAAAGCTTTTCCAGAGCCCCCCTCTTCTCCTGGACATCCATAAAACCTAATCGTTCCTGTCCTCTTATTCTTCTCAAGCTCGTAGCGTAATGCTATAGCAGCTCCTGCGGCCCCAACACCTAGTAGATTATGGCCGCACCCATGCCCATTAATATTTCCCGTAAAGGGAGCAGGGTGTGTCGTACCAGCGGCTTGACTCATATGGGACAAGGCATCGTATTCCCCTAAAAAAGCCATAACCGGCTCTCCCTCTCCATATTCAGCTATAAACGCTGTTTCAATCCCCCCTATATTGGTTTTGACTGTAAATCCATGGTTGGTTAATAGTTTCTGCAAAATACTCATAGACGCTAATTCTTCAAATCGCAGTTCAGCTACTTCCCATATCGCATCGCTTGCATCTACCATCTCCTTTTGTATCGCTGCTAGATAGTCAGAAATGCCTTTTTTAGTCATGTATCCACCCCATTATTAATATTTTGAATTTTCAGTTTTATTAATCTTATACTAGATTAATAGTGAAGTCTATATTTATGACAGATTATTAGACACGTCTAATAATAAAGCCAACCTTTAATCAGTAGGAGCTATACGGACGGATACCTATGATAAACACTACTTATTCAATGCCTATAAATAAATCATTTGCCAATAAAAACAGCGCACCCTAATGAAAAGGGTACGCTGAATAATACGTTTCCATATAAAGTTAAACTTCAATCAGTGGGATAATTAATGAGAATAATGTCCTTATTAAATGACGAGCTGGCTTTCGTTTTGAAAAATCATGTCATGATGTTTAAAATAGTTTTCTAAATCACCTTGATACACGAGGTGAAACCTCTCATTCTCTATAAGGTCTTGAGGCGTCATAAAGAATGGCTCTTTCGTATAATTTAGAATACCGCATTCCTGAAGAAGGGTTGCAACAAACTGGGAACAAAAAAACGCATTTTTACGTATAAAACGTTTCTTAATTGTAATAGCAAATAAACCTAATAAATTATAACTGTATAAGTGCTTTTGCCTATCGATTTTATGAATAAACTGTTGCATGCTTTCGAATTGTTCAGTCGTGACATCACAGCTGTAAATAGCACACCTTGCCTGTTTAAAATAATGGGCACTCAAATTCTCTTTTACAAACCCCCCGATAAAAGGGTTTCTAGGCGTCTTTCTCCCGAAACTGTACACCTCAATCAAATGCTCATCAAACGCAATTGACGCATGATTATAGGGGGCTTTTGTATAAAGCTTAATCATCTTTGTAAGCAGTGTTCCTGTATCAGTAAGAAGGATGTATATTTTATTTTCGCGCATGTTGATCTCCCCTATAACTCGAAAAAATTGAACTATTACTCATGTAGCAACAGTCGTAGTGCATTTTGTTTTCAAAACGTAATAGACTTCTCTTTCCTAAGGACACCTTCATGTAGGAAAAGAATG
The DNA window shown above is from Salipaludibacillus agaradhaerens and carries:
- a CDS encoding amidohydrolase, whose protein sequence is MTKKGISDYLAAIQKEMVDASDAIWEVAELRFEELASMSILQKLLTNHGFTVKTNIGGIETAFIAEYGEGEPVMAFLGEYDALSHMSQAAGTTHPAPFTGNINGHGCGHNLLGVGAAGAAIALRYELEKNKRTGTIRFYGCPGEEGGSGKAFMVKEGLFDDIDVAISWHPYTFNGIFSMNTLANYQIAFEFKGRAAHAAAAPHLGRSALDAVELMNVGVNYLREHLVQDARLHYAVTDTGGLSPNVVQEKAEVLYLMRAPQNDQLKDIYRRVVNIAKGAAMMTDTTVKTRFDKGCSGVVRNKTLEKLMYEQMKQVTLPHYTDAEKRLAEEYVSTYRPEEIESNKKQIFQMIDEREHETWNTLLSESPPLLNKILPYSEKSQLLHGSSDVGDVSHIAPTVQCFSNCYAFGATLHSWQIVSHGKTTIAHKAMMYAAEVMARTGLALLTSPEVLKKAQQEHRLLRCRDQYESLIPDGIKPQPIK